The DNA window GATGCCGAAGGTCGGCGCGACGAGGAAGATGAACAGCACCAGCGTGACCAGAGGTGTCGCCCGCGCGATGCTGACGTAGAGCACCAGCAGTTGATCGACGAATGGAATCCTCAGCATCCGTACCAGGGCGATACCAAGGCCCAGGACTACCCCAATGGCAATCGAGACGGCCGAGATCCATACCGTGGTCCACGCCCCTTCGAGCAACAGCAGCCAGGTTTGCGAATTCAAAGACGACTCCTCGAACCGCGCAAGGCGCGGCGAAGCGGCTGGATTTCAATCCGCGGCGGCCATCGCCGCCGCGACGACGGGACTACTCTTCGAGGCCGGCCAACTCGCGGAACTGATCCGCCGTGGTGATCGGCTCGGTGGGCAGGTCGTCGAACGATTCGCCAAACCACTTCTCTTGCAGCTCGGCCAGGCGGCCGCTCTCGCGCAGGTGATCGAGGAACTCGGTGAGGAAGGCAAGCAGTTCAGGGCTCGTCTTCGGCACCGGCCAGCCAACGAAGCCGCCGCCCGAAACCGCCTGGCCGCGCTCGAAGACGTCCGGCCGGGTACTCACCAGATTGTTGACCGGCACGATCGAATCGATCACGTAGTCGAGCCGCCCATTGGCGAGATCGGCATAGGCCTCGGGGTAGGACTGGTACTGCACCACTTCTCCGAGCTCGCCACCTGAAGCCTCGAGCATCGTTTCGAGCTCGGGAAGTCGGGCGAGCAGCGCACTGCCTGCCTGGACGCCGACGGTCCTGCCGCTGAGCTCGGCAACCGAGTTGATCCTGTCATCGCCCTTGCGCTTGACGTAGAAGTGCTGGGCCGAGGCGATCGGCGGGGCGAAATTGAGCGCACGGAGCCGATCGACGGTCAACGACGCACCGGTGATCGCCGCGTCGTACTGGCGATTGGCCACCGAGGCGAGCAGCCCGGTCCAGGGCAGGATATCCTGGCGAACATCGAACGACGCATACTGCCTCAGCTCGTCGATCACATCCTTGTTGAAGCCATCGGGCTGGCCATTGTTCATGAAGTTGAACGGTGCGTAGTCATCCTCGGTGGCCACGCTCATGTAGCCTCGCGACTCGATCTCATCGAGATCGGCGGCCTGGGCCAGCGGGGCCGCGAGCATTCCGAGAGTGGTCAGCATCAGCGCGGTGGCGGTGAACAAGCGGGAGAAAGGGGCAGGGGCATGCATACGTCAGCTCTCCAAGGCGTTTCGTTATCGTTGTAGTCGATCAGTCGTTAGGGCGAATCGCCTTGGCCCTACCCTAGTGAATCGCCTCGACGGAGCCATAGAGCCAGTTGGCGGGATTGCTTGTGTCAGATGGGCGTCTGACAAGGCACGGATCTTGCAAGCCAATGACGTGGGAACCGATGGAGCATGAGATGATAGAGCGCTACTTCCAGCTGGAATCAGACCAGCGCGGCAGCCTACAGGAGAAGATACGCAAGGCGCTGCTCGATGCCATCTGCACCGGCACGCTGCCGGTCAACGAAGCGCTGCCCTCGTGTCGCCGGCTGTCCCACCAGCTCGGGGTCTCACGCAACACCGTGGCGCTGGTCTATGAAAGCCTGGTCGAAGACGGCTATCTGATCAGCCGGCCGCGCAGCGGCTACTATCTCCACGAGTCCTACCATGCGCCTCCGTTCGCCGGCGAATCATCGACGCGGCTCGACGAGCCAGAGCATGCACCGAATTGGCACCGTCGTTTTTCTCATCGACCCAGCCATTTCGAAGGCGTGCTGCGTCCAAGCAACTGGATGGACTATCGCTACCCGTTCATCTACGGCCAGCGCGATGCCCAGCGCTTCCCGCTCGGTCAGTGGCGCGAAGCCAGCAGGCAGCTGCTCGAGGAGCGCCGCGACCGCCAGTGGCTCAACGATCGCTACGACCAGGATGACCCGGCGCTGATCGAGCAGCTGCGCACCCGGGTGCTGCCAAAGCGCGGCATCCTCGCCGATGCGGATGAAATCCTGATCACCCTCGGCTCGCAGAATGCGCTGTTCCTGGTCACCCAGCTGCTGTTCACCGGCGCGACCCGCGTCGCGATGGAGAATCCCGGCTACCGCGAAGCAGCCAGCGTCTTCGCCCGTCAGGGCGCGCAGCTGGTAGGCTGCCCGGTCGATGCCGAAGGGCTCACCCTCGAAGCTGCGACCCACGACTGCGACTATCTCTACGTCACCCCCAGCCACCAAGTGCCGAGCGGCGTACCGATGAGCCGCGCTCGGCGCAGGGCACTGCTGGACCAAGCGGTGCAGCGCGACCAGATCGTGATCGAAGACGACTACGACGCCGAGACCAACGTCGAGCGCGATGCATTGCCGGCGCTGAAGAGCGATCAACGCGGCCATCGGGTGATCTACCTGAGCAGCTTTTCTAAGTCGCTCTCCGCCGGCCTGCGCCTGGGCTACCTGGTCGCCGACGCGGAGCTGATCTTCGAACTGCGCGCGCTGCGCCGGCTGATGTACCGCCACCCGCCATCGAGCCTGCAGCGCCAGCTCGCCCAGTTCCTCGCCCAGGGCCACTACGATCGCGCCCTGCGCCTGCAGCAGCAGAGCTCGCGCCAGCGCTGGGAGCTGCTCGATGGGGCGCTGCGCCGCCACCTGCCGGACTGCCGGCGGATCAGCGGCGACCACGCCAGCGCCTTCTGGATCGCCACGCCCGAAGCCTGCGATACCCAGCGTCTGGCGTGGCGCGCATCGCAGAGCGGCATACTGATCGAACCGGGCTTCCAGCACTTCTTCGACCAGGTCCCGCCGCGCAACTTCATGCGCCTGGGCTTCGACGCGATCGACGTCGAACGAATCGAGCCCGGGATCGAGCTGCTGTCGCGGATTTTCAGCGGAGAGTGAACCACCCGCCCGCACCCGAGATCACGCCAGCTCGGAGAGCGCCTCGTCGATGATGGCAAGCCCTTGTTCGACCTCGGCCGGGGTGACGATGCAGGGCGGCACCACATGGATGCGGTTCTCGACCACGAATGGCAGCAGGCCACGGGTCACCATCGCGCGCTTGAGCCTGCCCATCTGCTCCGCTCCGAGCGGAGTACGCCGCTGGCGGTCGGAGACCAGCTCGATGGCATGGAATACACCGAGCCCGCGAACTTCGCCGATCACTTCGTGACGTTCGGCCAATGCCGCGATCCCCGGGCCCAGCAGCCGGCTTCCGATCGAGGCCGCGTTCTCGACCACGCCCTCCTCGTCCATCGCATCCAGGGTGGCGACGATCGCGGCCATTGCCAGCGGATGGCCAGAGTAGGTCAGCCCGCCGTAGAAGAAGTGCTCGTCGAAGTAGTCGCTGAGCGGCTGCGCCACCATCACGCCGCCGGCGGGCACATAGCCTGAGTTGACCCCCTTGGCGAAGGTGATCAGATCAGGGACCACGTCGAAATGCTCAAGGGCCAGCCATTTGCCCGTACGCCCGAACCCGGCCATCACTTCATCCAGGATCAGCACGATGCCGAATTCATCGGCAAGCTTGCGCACGCCCTGCAGGTACCCGCGCGGCGGGACCAGGACGCCCGCGGTGCCGGGGATGCTCTCGAGCAGGATCGCGGCGATCGAGCCCGGCCCCTCGCATTCGATCACCCGGCGCAGATGCTGCAGCGCACGGGCACACTCCTCCTCCTCGTCGCGTGACCAGAACTCGGTGCGATAGAGGAAGGGATTGAAGAAGTGCACGTGGCCGCGGGCGAACTCGTTGGGCACACGGCGGAAGTCGCCGGTGGCGGCGATCGCCGAACCGGTGCTGCCATGGTAGGAGCGGTAGGCGGACAGCACTTTGTCGCGCTGGGTGAAGGCGCGCGCCATGCGGATCGCATTCTCGTTGGCATCCGCGCCGGCGTTGGTGAAGAACACCTTGGCGAAGCCCTTCGGTGCGCGTGCCAGGATACGTGCGGCCGCCTCGCCGCGCGCCAGATTGGCATGCGCTGGCGCGATGGTGGTGAGCGTTTCGGCCTGGGCCTTGATCGCCGCGATCACCTTGGGATGCTGATGGCCGATGTTGGTATTGACCAGCTGACTCGAGAAATCGAGGTACTCGCGACCGTCGAAGTCCCAGAGCTTGCAGCCGGCACCGCTCTTGATCACCAGCGGATCCAGGCTGCCCTGGGTCGACCACGAGTGGAACACACCCTGGCGGTCGAGGCGCTTGACGTCGTCGTTGGTGACTGCCGCTACGGGGTCGATCGAGATATCCATGTGCGCTCCATCGTTGATCGTGACGAATGCAACGCGCCTCGGACCGCGCGCGCTTCTGCGGATACTCTAAGGAACTCTGGACGACGGCGCACAGGGACAGAGCGAGTCCAGTGAAGGGACAGCCCGGGCGGATGTCACGCGACCCGCCACCATCTGTACCTTTCATCGTTCGCCGCGGGAATCTAAAGTCCAGAGAGCGCTTGTAAGGCTGCACCCATTCGGCCGCCGAGAACCAGGCTTGGCCACCCGCTTCCACCCCCAGGATTTTTGATCAGGAGTTCGACCCATGAGTCAGATCGCTTTCATCACCGGCGCCACCTCGGGCTTTGGCCGTGCGGCCGCCCGCCGCTTCGCAGAGGGCGGCTGGTCGCTGGTCCTCAGCGGCCGGCGCAAAGAGCGCCTGGACGAACTCAAGGCCGAGCTCGAGTCCAAGGTGCCGGTCTACGTCGCCGAACTCGACGTACGCGACGCGAAGGCGGTACAGGACATGGTGGCCGCCCTGCCGGAGCAGTTCCGCGCGGTCAAGGCCCTGGTCAACAACGCAGGCCTCGCCCTCTCCCCCGGCCCGGCGCAGGGGGTGGCGCTAGAAGACTGGCAGACGATGATCGACACCAACGTCACCGGGCTGGTCAACGTCACTCACACGCTGCTGCCGACTTTGCTCGAGACCGGCGCTGGCGCAAGCATCATCAACATTGGCTCGGTGGCGGGCCAATGGCCCTACCCGGGCGGTCACGTCTATGGCGCGACCAAGGCATTCGTCAAACAGTTCGGCTACAACCTGCGCTGCGACCTGATCAGCACCGGCGTGCGGGTCACCGACATCGCACCCGGCATGGCGGAGACGGAATTCACCCTGGTGCGCACGAAAGGCGATCAGAGCGCCTCCGACAAGCTCTACCGCGGCACCACCCCGCTCACCGCGGAAGACATCGCCGAGCAGATCTTCTACGTCGCGACCCTGCCGGACCACATCAACATCAATCGGCTCGAAGTGATGCCGTCGCGCCAAGCCTGGTCTTCGTTCGCGGTCGATCGCGACTGACTTCGCTGATGACGTAAGTCGCTGACCATTGGTCTAGTCTGGGGAATGTCCGCTTCCATACAGGAGACTGCCATGCCCCTTCGCATCGAAGACTACGCGATGATCGGCGACTGCCGCAGCGGTGCGCTGGTTGGCACCGACGGCTCGATCGACTGGCTGTGCCTGCCGCGCTTCGACTCCGACGCTTTCTTCTGCGCGCTGCTCGGCGGCCCCGAGCACGGCCGTTGGGCGCTGACGCCGGATACCGAGTACCGCAGCCAGCGCCACTACCGTGACTCAGGCCTGGTGCTCGAGACCCACTTCAGCACCGCTGACGCCGAGCTTCGCATCATCGACTTCATGCCGATGCGTGATGACCAGGTCAGCTGCGTGGTTCGCCTGGTCGAGGGGATATCGGGACGGATGCGGCTTCGCCACGAACTCTGCGCACGTTTCGACTATGGCCTCACCATACCTTGGATACGCGCTCGCGATGACGAGCGCACGGCGCTGATCGCCGGTCCCCACCAGCTGGTACTGCGCGCGCCATCGCATACCCTCGCCGAACATCTCGACGGCGCCCAGCGCTTCGACGTCTGCGCCGGCGAGCGGCTGGTCTTCGTGCTCCAGCACTGTCCCGCCCACGCGTCGGCCCCGGACGACTTCGATGCCTATGCCGCTCTCGATCACACCGAAGCCTTCTGGCACGACTGGTCCTCCCACTGCCGGCCGGCGGGAGAGTGGAGCGACCACGTGCTGCGCTCGGCGATCACGCTCAAGGGCCTGAGCTTCACCCCCACCGGCGGCATCGCCGCCGCCCTGACCACCTCGCTGCCGGAAACCCTGGGCGGTCATCGCAACTGGGACTACCGCTACTGCTGGATCCGCGATGCCTCCTTCACCCTGTCGGCCCTGCGCCAGGCCGGCTATGTAGAGGAGGCGGTGGCGTGGCGTAGTTGGGTGCGCCGCGCAGTGGCCGGTGCGCCCCACCAGCTCCAGGTGATGTACGGACTCGCCGGCGAGCGCCGGCTCGACGAGTGGATCGCCGATTGGCTGCCTGGCTACGAGGGCGCGCGCCCGGTAAGGATCGGCAACGCCGCCGCCCAGCAGTTCCAGCTCGACATCTGGGGCGAACTCGTCGGCGCGTTCGACACCGATGACCCCAAGGGCCTCGAGATGATCCCGCAGACCCAGCACGAGATCGTCGCCTTCATGGACCACCTCGAGACGCTATGGCGCGCGCCGGATGACGGCATCTGGGAGATTCGTGCAGAGCGCCGTCACTTCGTCCACTCCAAGGTGATGGCGTGGCTGGCCTTCGACCGCATCAGCCGGGCACCGCTGCCGCGCTCGCTGCTCGGCCACCAGCGCCGCTGGCAGCGCATCGCCGACCAGATCCATGCCGATGTCTGCGCCAATGGCCTCGATGCCGAGGGCCGTCACTTCGTCCAGAGCTACGGCCACGAAGAGATGGACGCCGCACTGCTGCTGCTACCGCTTTCGGGCTTCCTGCCAGCGGACGATCCACGCATGGTCGCCACCGTCCACAAGGTCGCCGAGCGGCTGATGGAAGACGGCCTGCTTCAGCGTTACGACACCGGAGAGGGCGTCGATGGGCTTTCGGGCGAAGAAGGCACCTTTCTCGCCTGCTCGTTCTGGCTGGTCGAGTGCTATGCGCTGATCGGTGAGCTCGAGCCGGCACGCGACCTGATGCGCCGCCTGGTCGGGCTGCTCAACGACGTTGGCCTGCTCGCCGAGGAGTACGACACCCGCCACCGGCGCCAGGTCGGCAACTTCCCCCAGGCCTACTCCCACGTCGCACTGATCAACGCGGCTTTCCGCCTGCACAGCGCAGAGACCCCGGGCTGAAACGCAAGCGGCCCGCTGGTGACAGCGGGCCGCTTGCTAGACGCCCTGGAATCAGACGAAGACTACCTTGGCCACGTCTCGATAGCGCTCAGCGAAGTGCACCGTCATCCCCTTCTTGAGGTAGTCGGGCAGCTCGTCGTAGTCGCGCTGGTTGGCCTTCGGCAGCACCAGTTCGAAGATCTCGCTGCGCCGGGCGGCGATCACCTTCTCGCGGATCCCCCCCACCGGCAGCACCTGCCCGGTAAGCGTCAGCTCGCCGGTCATCGCCAGGCCCGACTTGATCTCCCGGTGCTTGGCCAGCGAGAGCAGCGCGGTAGCCATGGTCACCCCCGCCGAGGGGCCATCCTTCGGTGTCGCGCCTTCGGGGACGTGAAGATGGATGAACGACTGGTCGAAGGCATCGTGGCTGACGCCGAAGTCCTTGAGGTTGGCAATCACGTAGCTATAAGCGATGTTGGCCGACTCCTGCATCACCTCACCAAGCTTGCCGGTCAGCTTGAGCCCGCGGGTCAAGGCATGGACCTGGGTTGCCTCGATGGGCAGCGTGGCACCGCCCATCGAGGTCCAGGCCAGGCCCGTGACCACGCCGGTCCCCTTGAGCACCCGCTCGCGACGAAACAGCGGCGCGCCGAGGAACTGCTCCAGGTTGTTGACCGAGACCTTGACGTTCTCTTCGCCCTCGAGCAGCTTGACCGCCGACTTGCGCACGATGCGGTGCAGCTGCTTTTCGAGCTGGCGCACCCCTGACTCTCGGGCATAGCCCTCGATCACCTGACGCAGTGCCGCGTCGGTGAGCGTGATCCGCTTCTTCGGAATGCGGTCGCGATTGAGCAGCTTGGGCCAGAGGTGGTGCTTGGCGATCGCCATCTTCTCCTCGGCGATGTAACCGGAGAGCCGGATCGATTCCATCCGGTCATACAGCGGACCTGGGATGGTGTCGAGCTGGTTGGCAGTGCACACGAACAGCACCTTGGAAAGGTCCAGGCGCACATCGAGATAGTGGTCGAGGAAATCGACGTTCTGCTCGGGGTCGAGCACCTCGAGCAGCGCCGAGGCGGGATCGCCCTGGAACGACTGGCCCAGCTTGTCGATCTCGTCGAGCATGATCACCGGATTCTCGACCTCGACCTCCTTGAGCGCCTGGACCAGCTTGCCCGGCATGGCGCCGACGTAGGTGCGCCGATGACCCTTGATTTCCGCCTCGTCGCGCATCCCGCCGACCGAGAACCGATAGAACCGGCGCCCCAGAGCCTCGGCGATCGAGCGGCCGATCGACGTCTTGCCGACCCCTGGCGGGCCGACCAGCAGCAGGATCGAGCCACCGACGCTGCCCTTGAAAGAGCCCTCGGCGAGGAACTCGATGATCCGCTCCTTGACGTCATCGAGCCCATCGTGATCGCGATCGAGCACCCCACGCGCGTGGGTGAGATCGAGCTGGTCGGTGGAGGTGATGCCCCACGGCAGCGCAGTCAGCCAGTCGAGATAGTTACGGGTGGTACCGTACTCGGGCGAGCCGGTTTCGAGCACCGACAGCTTGTCGAGCTCTTCGTCGATCCGAGTCTGCACGCGCGCGGGCGGCAGCTTGCCTTCGAGCCTCTCGCGGAAGGTCTCGACGTCATTCTGGCGATCATCCTTGGAGATCCCCAGTTCCTTCTGGATCACCTTGAGCTGCTCGCGGAGGAAGAACTCCCGTTGGCGCTCGTGCATCTGCGCATTGACCTGCTCGGAGATCTCGCTCTGCAGCTGGGCAACTTCGATCTCCTTGCGCAGCAGCGGCAGCACCGCCTGCATCCGCTGGAGCACCGGCAATGTCTCGAGCACCTTCTGAAGCTCCGGCCCCTTCGCCGAAGTGATCGCCGCGGCGAAGTCGGTCAGCGGGCCGGGGTCGTTGGGATTGAAGCGGTTGAGATAGTTCTTGAGCTCCTCGCCATAGAGCGGATTGATCGGCAACAGCTCCTTGATCCCGTTGATCACCGACATCGCGTAGGCGCGGGTCTCGTCCGCGTCGCGATCGACAGGCTCCTTCGGATAGCTGACCTCGACCAGAAACGGTGGCTTGCGCGACAGCCAGCGAACGATGCGGAAGCGGCGCACACCCTGAGCGATGAACTGCAGCTGTTCGTCCTGGGACTCCGCGCGATGCACCTTCACCGCGGTGCCGATCAGCGGGAAGTCGCTGTCCTCGGGCACGTCGCGGGCGATGTCACCGACGAAGGCGAGCCCGACGCAGTGATGGCTGGTGTTGGATACCCGCTGCATGGTTTCTTCCCAGCGCTGGCGATTGATCAACAGCGGCTGCACCTGAGCGGGAAAGAACGGTCGATTGTTGATCGGCAGCAGATAGATGCGCTCAGGCAGCACGTCACCCGCGGGTACGATCGCCTGCCCTGCCTGCGCATAGGCGCTACCCTGCCCTGGCTGGGCGACGCTCGCCTCGTCATCGAGGAAAAGTTCGAGGACGCCTTCAGGGGTTTCGGTCTGAGGGGAGACTTCGATTTCATCACTCAAACGCAGTTCGTTGCGTTCGCTCATGGCGTCTTCCTTGTCCAGACGGCCTTGCCGTCACATCGCCGGCCGCACTGACGGGGTCGGCGAACAGGATTGATGGGGATGCCTGTGCAATGTGGGCGAAGCTCGCCCATATCAAGGTTGGGGCTGTCAGCACGAGCCGACGCTCATCGGGAATGATGCGTCGGCTCGTGCTGACGGGAACTCAGAAGAGCTTGAACCAGGGCTGTTCGTTGATCGACAAGGTGCCGTTGTCGAGCGTGATGTTGAGCGAACTCTGGTCGGGGGCGACACCGGCGATCAGCGATACCAGTGGGGGGGCGTTATCGAGATCGAAATCACCGTAGAGCCTCGACAGCAGCGGCCGCCAGCCGTCTTCGGCGCGCAGCGCATCGGGCTCGAGCCCTGCGATGTCGCGACCATCGAAATTCAGCGCGCCCTCGACATGGATCGGCTTCTCGAGCATCGAGGTTTCAAGCTCGAGCTCATCCACGGTCAGCTGCGGAGAACCGGCCAGCACGGTCAGCAGGTCGCTCCAATGCGGCTCGACCAGCGCGGTCCAGTCGGTGAACGGTTCAGCCGCCGAGCGGCGCGAAGAGAGCCCCTGTTCGAGCCCCTTCAGAAGCCGCTGCGAGGCGGCGCCATCGAGATTATCGAGCGTCGCCGAAAGCCGCGCACTGCCCAGGCGCTGCTGGTAGACACTGGCGTCCCCCACCGAGAGCGCCAGGGTGTAGCGCAGGTTATCGGCAGCGAAGGAGGTCTGGCCGTGATAGTTGATGCGCTCCAGGGTCACCGGCAGCGAGCGGGCACCCTGGATCTGTGCGCGATCGAGGGTCAGCTCATCGCCCTGGTGGAAGTTGTCCTCCTCACCCGCATAGCGACTCACGAACCGCAGCGGACCGAATTGCAGCTGGGCGTCCGAGGTAATGAAGCTAGCCGACTGCCACTCACCGCTGAGATCGAAGTCGCCCTCGACCCCATCCAGCCGGAGCACACCGGCATGCAGCGTCATCGCCGGCAGGCGGTCGTCGCCTGCACGATCGATCTGCGGCAGGCGCAGCTCCGACTTGAGACGCTCGCTCAGGTGGCTGACACTGGCGGTGAACTCGGCCGATCGACCGGGCGAGAGCAGGTCGGCGAACAGCGCCTCTCGCGCATCGCCTGCGACGTGCTCGAGGTCGAGCTGTCCATCGAGACGGGTGGAGAAGATACCGTGACGGGCGGTGAACGGAACCACCAGCTCGCTGCGCTCGCCACCGATGTCGAAACGATCGAGATGCGCGACCAGCCGCATGCTGGTGGAGAAGAATCCTGACGAGACCTGCTGCTTGGAAACCGCGACTCCGCTCTCCACGCTGATCTTCACCAGCGTTTCGTCGAGACGTTCCATGAAGAGGTGGCGGCTATAGGCGATACCGGCCAGATAGCCGATCACCACGACCACCAGCAGCACCGCGCCGGCACCGATCAACCCCTTTTTCATCGCCCCTCTTCTCATCTGTCGCACCCTCTCCATGTCACTCGCCCGGGCGCCGAAGACGCACCGCCGCCGATCTCCGTCGGCACATCCCGCCGACGGAACACTCCACAGACATGATGGCACGCCGACGGCGGCTGCGCATGAGTGATGATCGATCGAAACTGAAGGAAATCCGCGATTTGCGAAGCGCCAGGCGAGCTCAGTAGAGCCACAGCCAAAGATGGATGATGCTCCAGGCATAGATGCCGGCGACGATGTCGTCGAGCATGATGCCGAAGCCACCAGCGACGCGTCGGTCGATGGTGCGGATCGGCCACGGCTTGATCACATCGAATACGCGAAAGGCAATGAAGCCCCATAGCGCCGCCTCCCAGGAGAAGGGCACCGCGGCCATGGTGATCCAGTAACCGACGAATTCATCCCAAACGATGCCGGAATGATCATGCACGCCGAGGTCGCGGGAGGTACGGCCACAAAGCCAGATACCGACCGCCGTGGCGACCAGCACCACCAGCAGATAAAGCGAGAGCGGCAGCCAAGAGAGCAGCCAGAAGAAGGGAATTGCCGCCAGCGTGCCGAAGGTGCCCGGCGCAAAGGGAGCGGCGCCGCTGCCGAGCCCGAAGGCCAGGAAATGGATCGGGTTGCGCCAGATGCTGGCGGGCGCTCGATTCATGCCTGGTCCCCGTCACCATCGAAGTGGCGCCAGCCCCTCGCGGCCAGGGGCGCGCCTTGCCAGTTGCGAATCCCCAAAGCCTCGGTGGTTCTGCCGATCACCCTGAGTTCGCAGCCACAGCCGGCGAGGCGAGCGCGGGCGGTGGCGAGATAGTGTTCGGGCAGGGTGAACAAGAGCTCATAGTCGTCACCGCCATCGAGGGCAGCGGCGATCGCGCGTTCGTGCCCGAGCGCCGAGATCAGCCCCGGTGCCAGCGGCAGCCGAGTCAGGTCGATCTTCGCCCCCACCCCGGAAGCCCGGCAAAGGTGATCGAGATCGGCCAAGAGGCCGTCGGAGACATCGAGCGCGGCGCTCGCAAGCTCAGCGAGCGCGATTCCGGCTTCGATCCGGGGCTGCGGGCGCAGATAGGCCTGCAGCAGCGGGTCAAAGTCGAGCGCGCGACTGCCGCCGCGCCACGCCTCGAGCCCTCCCCGGGCGCCGCCGAGCGGGCCGCTCACCGCGATCAGCTGCTCCGCCTCGGCGCCATCGCGGCGCAGCACCGCGGAGGGACGCACTTCGCCATGCACGGTGACGGAAATCGAAAGATGCCCGCGGGTCAGGTCACCCCCCACCAGCCGAGTCCCACTGCGCGCAGCCAAAGCGTGGAAGCCGCGGCAGAATTCGCCGACCCAAGCCTCGTCTACCTCCGGCAGGCTCAGCGCGAGCAGACACCAGCGCGGCTGAGCGCCCATCGCGGCCAGATCGGAAAGGCTCACCGCCAATGCGCGATGACCGATCGCCTCGGCCGGCGCATCCGCGGGGAAGTGGACGTCGGCGATCGAGGTATCGACGCTCACCGCCAGCAGGTGATGAGGGCTTGGCACCAGGAGCGCGCAGTCGTCGCCCGCGCCTAGCTCGACACCAGCGAGGGCGTCGCGCGACTCCGGATAGCCGTCGGAGCGCAGGGCGCTACCCCGCTGGAGAGCGGCCAGGTGGCGCTTGATCAGATCGAACTCGCCGAGCATGGGCGTACCCGCTCAACGGCCGCGAGCTTTGACCTCGACGCTACGCAGCCGCGCCGCGA is part of the Halotalea alkalilenta genome and encodes:
- a CDS encoding transporter substrate-binding domain-containing protein; protein product: MHAPAPFSRLFTATALMLTTLGMLAAPLAQAADLDEIESRGYMSVATEDDYAPFNFMNNGQPDGFNKDVIDELRQYASFDVRQDILPWTGLLASVANRQYDAAITGASLTVDRLRALNFAPPIASAQHFYVKRKGDDRINSVAELSGRTVGVQAGSALLARLPELETMLEASGGELGEVVQYQSYPEAYADLANGRLDYVIDSIVPVNNLVSTRPDVFERGQAVSGGGFVGWPVPKTSPELLAFLTEFLDHLRESGRLAELQEKWFGESFDDLPTEPITTADQFRELAGLEE
- the pdxR gene encoding MocR-like pyridoxine biosynthesis transcription factor PdxR, with the protein product MIERYFQLESDQRGSLQEKIRKALLDAICTGTLPVNEALPSCRRLSHQLGVSRNTVALVYESLVEDGYLISRPRSGYYLHESYHAPPFAGESSTRLDEPEHAPNWHRRFSHRPSHFEGVLRPSNWMDYRYPFIYGQRDAQRFPLGQWREASRQLLEERRDRQWLNDRYDQDDPALIEQLRTRVLPKRGILADADEILITLGSQNALFLVTQLLFTGATRVAMENPGYREAASVFARQGAQLVGCPVDAEGLTLEAATHDCDYLYVTPSHQVPSGVPMSRARRRALLDQAVQRDQIVIEDDYDAETNVERDALPALKSDQRGHRVIYLSSFSKSLSAGLRLGYLVADAELIFELRALRRLMYRHPPSSLQRQLAQFLAQGHYDRALRLQQQSSRQRWELLDGALRRHLPDCRRISGDHASAFWIATPEACDTQRLAWRASQSGILIEPGFQHFFDQVPPRNFMRLGFDAIDVERIEPGIELLSRIFSGE
- a CDS encoding aspartate aminotransferase family protein, with protein sequence MDISIDPVAAVTNDDVKRLDRQGVFHSWSTQGSLDPLVIKSGAGCKLWDFDGREYLDFSSQLVNTNIGHQHPKVIAAIKAQAETLTTIAPAHANLARGEAAARILARAPKGFAKVFFTNAGADANENAIRMARAFTQRDKVLSAYRSYHGSTGSAIAATGDFRRVPNEFARGHVHFFNPFLYRTEFWSRDEEEECARALQHLRRVIECEGPGSIAAILLESIPGTAGVLVPPRGYLQGVRKLADEFGIVLILDEVMAGFGRTGKWLALEHFDVVPDLITFAKGVNSGYVPAGGVMVAQPLSDYFDEHFFYGGLTYSGHPLAMAAIVATLDAMDEEGVVENAASIGSRLLGPGIAALAERHEVIGEVRGLGVFHAIELVSDRQRRTPLGAEQMGRLKRAMVTRGLLPFVVENRIHVVPPCIVTPAEVEQGLAIIDEALSELA
- a CDS encoding SDR family NAD(P)-dependent oxidoreductase; this encodes MSQIAFITGATSGFGRAAARRFAEGGWSLVLSGRRKERLDELKAELESKVPVYVAELDVRDAKAVQDMVAALPEQFRAVKALVNNAGLALSPGPAQGVALEDWQTMIDTNVTGLVNVTHTLLPTLLETGAGASIINIGSVAGQWPYPGGHVYGATKAFVKQFGYNLRCDLISTGVRVTDIAPGMAETEFTLVRTKGDQSASDKLYRGTTPLTAEDIAEQIFYVATLPDHININRLEVMPSRQAWSSFAVDRD
- a CDS encoding glycoside hydrolase family 15 protein; its protein translation is MPLRIEDYAMIGDCRSGALVGTDGSIDWLCLPRFDSDAFFCALLGGPEHGRWALTPDTEYRSQRHYRDSGLVLETHFSTADAELRIIDFMPMRDDQVSCVVRLVEGISGRMRLRHELCARFDYGLTIPWIRARDDERTALIAGPHQLVLRAPSHTLAEHLDGAQRFDVCAGERLVFVLQHCPAHASAPDDFDAYAALDHTEAFWHDWSSHCRPAGEWSDHVLRSAITLKGLSFTPTGGIAAALTTSLPETLGGHRNWDYRYCWIRDASFTLSALRQAGYVEEAVAWRSWVRRAVAGAPHQLQVMYGLAGERRLDEWIADWLPGYEGARPVRIGNAAAQQFQLDIWGELVGAFDTDDPKGLEMIPQTQHEIVAFMDHLETLWRAPDDGIWEIRAERRHFVHSKVMAWLAFDRISRAPLPRSLLGHQRRWQRIADQIHADVCANGLDAEGRHFVQSYGHEEMDAALLLLPLSGFLPADDPRMVATVHKVAERLMEDGLLQRYDTGEGVDGLSGEEGTFLACSFWLVECYALIGELEPARDLMRRLVGLLNDVGLLAEEYDTRHRRQVGNFPQAYSHVALINAAFRLHSAETPG